The sequence below is a genomic window from Candidatus Limnocylindria bacterium.
GACGTTGGTGCCACCCTGGTCGATCGGCGCTTCGAGCTGACCGTCCATGGCCGCGACGAAGTCACGCGCCTGCGCGACCTCCAGAGCGTGCCACAGCTCCTCGTCGGTCGCGTTCGCGTTGCCGAAGCGCAGGTTGTCGGCCACGGTGCCCTTGAACAAGTAGGCCGTCTGTGGCACGAGACCGACGCGACTCCACAGGCGGTCGAGCGACTGGTCGCGCACGTCGACCCCGTCGACCAAGACGGTCCCGCTTGTGACGTCGAATCCACGCGTGACGAGCGTGAGGAGCGTCGTCTTGCCCGACCCGGTGCCGCCGATGATCCCGGTCGTCGTCCCGGGCCGCAGCGCGAACGACAGGTCGTGCAGCACCGCTCGCTCACTGTGCGGATACGCAAAGGTCACGTCCCGCATTTCGACGACGCCGGTGTTCCGCTCGGGCTCGACGGGCTGAGCCGGATCCGACACCGACGGGATCGTCCTCACCACGTCCTCGATCCGCTGCGCGCTCGCCTCCGCGCGCGGCACGAGGATGACCATGAACACCGCCATCATCACGGCGAACAGGATCTGGAAGATGTACATGAGGAAGGCGGTGAGGTTTCCGATCGGCATCTGCCCGCTGTCGACGAGGTGACCACCGAACCACAGCACCGCGACGGTCGACAGATTCATGATGCCAAGCAGGCTCGGCATCGCAAGCGCGAAGATGCGGTTCACCCGGAGGGCGGTGTCCGTGAGATCGCTATTCGCCCCATCGAACCGGCGCTGCTCGGACTCCGTTCGAATGAACGCGCGTACGACCCGGATGCCCATGATCTGCTCGCGCAACACCTCGGTGATCTTGTCCACTCGACCCTGCATCTGACGGAAAAGGGGGATCGAGATCGCGACGAGCGTGCCGATGACCACAGCCATGAGCGGGACGATCACGACCAGAGTGAGCGAGAGCTGCGCGTTCTCGCGGATCGCCATGATGACCCCGCCGATCGCAAGGATCGGTGCGGTGAGCAGGATCGTGAGCGCGATCTGCAGGAAGAGCTGGACCTGCTGGACGTCATTCGTGTTGCGCGTGATCAGCGACGGTGTCCCGAAGCGAGTCATCTCTCGCGCGGAGAAGTGCTGGACGCGCTCGAAG
It includes:
- a CDS encoding ABC transporter ATP-binding protein, which codes for MLISLLRRYVPKYRTEVAIVTVLVFIQSIANLYLPNLNADIINNGVAKGDTEYIWRIGAVMLGVTLVLGVLAIISVYFASRTSMGVGRDVRGAVFERVQHFSAREMTRFGTPSLITRNTNDVQQVQLFLQIALTILLTAPILAIGGVIMAIRENAQLSLTLVVIVPLMAVVIGTLVAISIPLFRQMQGRVDKITEVLREQIMGIRVVRAFIRTESEQRRFDGANSDLTDTALRVNRIFALAMPSLLGIMNLSTVAVLWFGGHLVDSGQMPIGNLTAFLMYIFQILFAVMMAVFMVILVPRAEASAQRIEDVVRTIPSVSDPAQPVEPERNTGVVEMRDVTFAYPHSERAVLHDLSFALRPGTTTGIIGGTGSGKTTLLTLVTRGFDVTSGTVLVDGVDVRDQSLDRLWSRVGLVPQTAYLFKGTVADNLRFGNANATDEELWHALEVAQARDFVAAMDGQLEAPIDQGGTNVSGGQRQRLAIARALVKRPAIYLFDDCFSALDAATDARLRRALRAETGDANVVIVAQRVSTILHADRIVVLDEGRVVGIGTHDELMAGCAEYREIVESQLGEAAA